The genomic interval CCAACCTCCATTATTCAAAGACTTATTCGACCGGAAGAAATTGCCCATCTCTCCACATTCTTAAGTAGTCCTCTTTCCTCAGCCATTAATGGTTCCGCGTTGCGAATAGACGGGGGATTAGTACGTAGTGTATTTTAATAAACGAACAAAAGAAACGCTAACATAGTACTCTGTCAAAGAGAAAGATGGTAAGCCGAATGATTTGCATTTTTACTCATTATACAAGCCGAGCAATTGGCGGAGCGGGATTTATCATCATAGAAATGAATAAACGAACATAGGATCATGCAAAATTAAAATGCAGTATTTTTGATTTTGATGATCAACTTAAAAGGTTGAAAAAATAAATGCATAAATTGAAAAAAAGCATCGAGTCAATTCAGACCCTGATAAGTTTATTTTTAATTGGTTTAGTGGTTTTCGAAATTCATAATAAATAAGGAACGGGGGAGAATTATGAGCGAAATTATAATCAATGCAGTTTTAAAAGCTAAACCGGGAAAAGGAGAACTGCTTCGAACAGAGTTATTAAATATTATTGAAGCATCTCGAGCCGAGGATAGCTGCCTTCAATATACTCTTCATGAATCCGTTGAAAATAATGATACATTTGTTTTCTACGAAAGATGGAAAGATGAAAAGGCACTTGCTACACATATTGAAACGGATCATTATAAGCATTATCGCCAGCAAACAGAACAGCTGCTTGAAAAACGAGATGTTTATCGTTTACAAATAATAACCCCTTAATGGCCGACACCTGTGCACCGTTCATTTTCTGAACGGTGCTTCCTTTATGTCATCGAGATTTTTCCTTTCAACGATTGTATCAAGATCTTTTGTTTGCTATCGGATTCTTTACGAGCAATAACTGAAATTTTACGAGTGATTTTGAAGTTTGTAATAGGAATCGCCTTAATATTGTCACTAAGTTGGTTAATAAAAATTTCAGGAAGAATAGATATACCTAAATTAGCCTCAATAAAGTCAATTTCTAAAGCAATATTTAGCTTTTCTCCTTTTTCTAAAAACGCTTTTTCCACTAACATTCTCGCATCGCAACCCTCAGCTAACATGACAAAAGTTTCCTCTATCATTTCATCAAAAGATACTTCTTCTTTCTGACCATATTTCGGGTGTTGGCGATTCACAAATAACAGAAACTCTTCTTCAATTAATGGAGACGAATAGAATTTATGATTCACATCACTATCGTTAAATACTGCCGCATCAATATTTCTATTTTCTAAATTATTTAGAAGGTCAAAGAAGCTATAGGATACTTTAATTTTAATTTCCGACCTGTTCTTTAAGCGTTTATTTTGTGCTAAGTGATAAGGTAAATAAACAGTGGCTACGCTTGGCCATGAACCAATGGTAAGAAATGCTTTTTCTTTCTCCTGACTAAGGATAATTTCTCTTTTCATTACATTCACTTCGTTAATGATATTTTTACTTCTATTAAATAAGATTTGACCTGTAGGAGTTAAGGAAACCCCCACTGATGAACGCATTAATAACGTGGTTCCTAATTCTATTTCTAAATTGCGAATTTGTTTGTAATGCACCTGTTATTTAATTTACGAACAATATAATGACTTTTTACTTTCTTGTGTCGTTCTACGATACGTGGGCAAAAAGAAAAACAAAAATAAAAAGAAAAATAAAAACAACAACAAAAAGAAAAAGCTTTTAACCCAAGTATAGAGAATAATCCAGAAGTAGAGGGTCAATCACATATCCAAAAAACAATCATGTGAAAGTGGTAGTTGTTTTCTTTTGGAATAGCCAACCGTAACTGAATTTAGCAAAAAACGTTTCTTACACATTGTGAGGAACGTTTTTTATTTAGAGGATGAGCACATCAACCAAATTACACAGAATAGCGTTGTCACAAAATGTTCACATTTTAATCCGCTACTTTTCATCTCATTTTCCCTATATAGTCTATGAAAATAATTTTTCTAGATGAAAGGATAGTGATTGAAAATGGCAAAATATCGTATGGTGAGAGTTGATTTTTGGAAGAATCCGATTGCTTTAGAAGAAATGACCCCTGAGGATAAGTATTTTTACCTTTATCTTCTTACGAATTCAAATACAACTCAAATTGGCATCTATCGAATGACGAAGAAACAAATGGCGTTTGATTTAGGGTATTCGATTGAGACTGTCCAATCATTAATGGAACGATTCACCCTGCATCACAAACTGATCCGTTACAATCCGATCACAAGAGAACTCGCGATTAAAAACTGGGGGAAAGATAACCTGCAAAAGGGCGGGAAGCCTGTTATGGATTGTATAAAAACTGAATTAAAAGATGTCGAGGATACCTCGCTTATTTCATATGTTGCCGAAGCCATTACAAAAGAGGAAATTCGCAGTCTATATGAATCTTTTTGTAAACAAGATGGAGAGAAGGAAATTAGCGATCAAGCTGATGATGATACATATCCAGAAACTGAATGTGAGGAACTTGACGATTCTTTCGTACCTGGTGATACGGTACTTGGACAACAACCAGGTATAGAGAATAATCCAGAAATAGAGGATCAAACACAAGATGTGAAAGAAATTGTTGAGTTCTGGGATAACAATGGCTTTGGTCTTTCAAATATAAATGCGAAACTGCAGCTGTTATCCTGGTTAGAGGATTCTAGCTTTTTACAACCAAAAGCTGTGATCTTAAAAGCGATGGCAATTGCCTGTGCGAATAACAAGCGAAAGCTCAATTATATTGTAGGGATTCTGAAAAACTGGGAAAATGAATCATTACTAACTATTGAAGAAATTGACTCTTATCATGAGAACCCAAGGCCAGTTCCTAAGAATAAGCATTCAACCGAATCATTTCCTGCTGGTAGAGCGATCCCAGATGAAGTAAACCTTGATCTATCAGCAGGTGAAGATTGGTGAATATTGCGGAAAAAGCGTTCCTAGGTACATTGATGAAGGCAGAGTACCTGCTCAAGGATACCGTTATAAAACCCCAGCATCTGGAAGGAACAAGGCATCAAGAATTAATGCGAAGAATGGTGGAATTTAACCGAGCTGGTAAGAATATTGATTTAATCACCTTAACAACCTTACCAGACCTCGAATCATTTGGCGGCATGTCTTACCTTTCAGAGCTGTTATCATATGCGGATGTTGAGAAATTTGAAGGTACGGAAAAGCTCATACTTGATCTTTGGAAGGAACGGGAAAAGAAAAACATTTTAACCAATGCAGCTGTGAATGATTGGGATATTACAAAGGTCATTACTGAATTGGATAACATAAACCAAATGAAAGTGGACGATCATACGTCCATCCAACAAGCATTGACAGCTATCTATGAGGCACCATGGGAGGATCAAACAATCCTAAAAACTGCCACAACAGGTATCAAAAAGCTCAACGAAATGACAGGAGGCTTTCAGGATGGAGAAGTGACAATCCTAGCGGCAAGACCCTCGATGGGAAAAACCGACGTCATGCTTCACTTTGCAAAGATGTCCGGCTGGGCTGGCTATTTGCCGCTCGTCTTCTCGTTGGAAATGCCTGAAAAGCTGATCACCAAACGAATAATTGCTTCTACAGGGGGATTTAACCGCAGAAAAATGCGGGACCCGAAAAGAATGCTAAATGAAGATCAAAAGAATAAATGGTCGGATGTGATTGGCAACCTCAATGAAACACATATGCAAATTTTTGATGGTGCTGGTCAAACGGTTGCTGAAATGAGGGCAAAAACGCGAAAATTATTGCATCAATTTCCAAACAAAAAACCAATTCTTTTTATCGATTACCTAACACTCATCCGTTCTGGCGAACATTACGGAGGGAATTCTCATATGCAGGTGACGGAAATATCCAAATCGCTCAAAACGATGGCAAAGGATTTTCAGTGCCCAGTCGTTTGTCTGGCGCAGCTGAATCGATCGGTGGAATCAAGAGCTAATAAACGGCCGATGATGTCAGATATACGGGAATCAGGCAGTGTGGAACAGGATGCCGATGTGATTTTGTTCTTGTATCGTGAAGCATATTATGACAAGGACTCTCAGGATCAAACACTAGAAATCATTGTTTCGAAAAACCGGAATGGTCCAGTTGGAACCGTCGCCGTTCATTACAATGAGTATACAGGAATGATTGAGGAGAAAAAGGAGCAGAATCTTATTCATTGATAACCTTAAGTACGAAGACCAAAGGCGAAAAAATTCTTAAATCGAGGTGTTAGCACGTGATTGTGAAGGATCTTTACCTGGAATCTATTCGTTTTGAGGAATCATCGTTGGCCCATTATATTCACCATTTACTTGAAGAGGGGAATATTGAATTGGATGACAATATATCCAGCATAGATTTTGATCAGGCGGATCATCGGAAGGTAGCAGAAATGATTGAAGGCAATGTATTAGGGTTTCATAAGGTTGGTGTTTACTCATTGAAGATGAACGAGAGTGATTTTGTCTTTATATATGCTGAGAGTGAGCAAGAGGCAATCCGATTCTATAGTGAAACATTTCATGAAACCCCATTGAACTGTTATGAATATTCGCTGGATTTCGAGCTTGTAAGAGGGAATGGAGTGATTTCGTTTCGGGATATGAGGAAGGAGTTTATGAGTTTTCCGGTTGTAGCAGGA from Metabacillus sediminilitoris carries:
- a CDS encoding putative quinol monooxygenase, whose translation is MSEIIINAVLKAKPGKGELLRTELLNIIEASRAEDSCLQYTLHESVENNDTFVFYERWKDEKALATHIETDHYKHYRQQTEQLLEKRDVYRLQIITP
- a CDS encoding LysR family transcriptional regulator substrate-binding protein, with protein sequence MKREIILSQEKEKAFLTIGSWPSVATVYLPYHLAQNKRLKNRSEIKIKVSYSFFDLLNNLENRNIDAAVFNDSDVNHKFYSSPLIEEEFLLFVNRQHPKYGQKEEVSFDEMIEETFVMLAEGCDARMLVEKAFLEKGEKLNIALEIDFIEANLGISILPEIFINQLSDNIKAIPITNFKITRKISVIARKESDSKQKILIQSLKGKISMT
- a CDS encoding DnaD domain-containing protein, translated to MAKYRMVRVDFWKNPIALEEMTPEDKYFYLYLLTNSNTTQIGIYRMTKKQMAFDLGYSIETVQSLMERFTLHHKLIRYNPITRELAIKNWGKDNLQKGGKPVMDCIKTELKDVEDTSLISYVAEAITKEEIRSLYESFCKQDGEKEISDQADDDTYPETECEELDDSFVPGDTVLGQQPGIENNPEIEDQTQDVKEIVEFWDNNGFGLSNINAKLQLLSWLEDSSFLQPKAVILKAMAIACANNKRKLNYIVGILKNWENESLLTIEEIDSYHENPRPVPKNKHSTESFPAGRAIPDEVNLDLSAGEDW
- a CDS encoding replicative DNA helicase, with amino-acid sequence MNIAEKAFLGTLMKAEYLLKDTVIKPQHLEGTRHQELMRRMVEFNRAGKNIDLITLTTLPDLESFGGMSYLSELLSYADVEKFEGTEKLILDLWKEREKKNILTNAAVNDWDITKVITELDNINQMKVDDHTSIQQALTAIYEAPWEDQTILKTATTGIKKLNEMTGGFQDGEVTILAARPSMGKTDVMLHFAKMSGWAGYLPLVFSLEMPEKLITKRIIASTGGFNRRKMRDPKRMLNEDQKNKWSDVIGNLNETHMQIFDGAGQTVAEMRAKTRKLLHQFPNKKPILFIDYLTLIRSGEHYGGNSHMQVTEISKSLKTMAKDFQCPVVCLAQLNRSVESRANKRPMMSDIRESGSVEQDADVILFLYREAYYDKDSQDQTLEIIVSKNRNGPVGTVAVHYNEYTGMIEEKKEQNLIH